A genomic window from Nocardioides sp. BP30 includes:
- a CDS encoding ATP-dependent DNA ligase, translating to MDLPVMPPVLPMLAKSVPSVPTTEGLSFEPKWDGFRCLIFKDGEEVELASRNTKPLTRYFPEVVAAARAQLPARCVLDGELFVAGGDRLEFEVLQERIHPAASRINLLAEQTPAQYVAFDLLALDETSYVDRPFAERRAALEEALGGLAGQAGACHLTRTTTDPAEAERWFRQFEGAGLDGVVAKSLDAPYAPNQRTMLKIKHARTADVVVAGYRLHKTSTEERPLLGSLLLGLYQDGELQHIGVAASFTAKRRAELIDELAPLVVPIEEHPWGRWQEFLTANPDRVPGTQSRWSQGKDLSFVPLRPERVLEVGYDHMEGRRFRHTAQFKRWRPDRDPETCGYDQLEEPVSYDLGDVLGG from the coding sequence ATGGACCTGCCGGTGATGCCGCCCGTACTTCCCATGCTGGCCAAGTCCGTGCCGTCGGTGCCGACCACCGAGGGGCTCTCCTTCGAGCCCAAGTGGGACGGCTTCCGCTGCCTGATCTTCAAGGACGGCGAGGAGGTCGAGCTCGCCTCGCGCAACACCAAGCCGCTGACCCGCTACTTCCCCGAGGTGGTCGCCGCGGCGCGCGCGCAGCTGCCGGCACGGTGCGTGCTCGACGGCGAGCTGTTCGTCGCGGGCGGGGACCGGCTGGAGTTCGAGGTGCTGCAGGAGCGCATCCACCCCGCCGCGTCACGGATCAACCTGCTCGCCGAGCAGACCCCGGCACAGTACGTCGCCTTCGACCTCCTCGCCCTGGACGAGACCTCGTACGTCGATCGCCCGTTCGCTGAGCGCCGTGCCGCCCTGGAGGAGGCGCTCGGCGGGCTGGCCGGGCAGGCGGGGGCGTGCCACCTGACCCGGACGACCACCGACCCGGCAGAGGCGGAGCGGTGGTTCCGCCAGTTCGAGGGCGCCGGGCTCGACGGCGTGGTCGCCAAGAGCCTGGACGCACCGTACGCGCCCAACCAGCGCACCATGCTCAAGATCAAGCACGCCCGCACGGCCGACGTCGTCGTGGCGGGCTACCGGCTGCACAAGACCTCCACCGAGGAGCGCCCCCTGCTCGGCAGCCTGCTGCTCGGGCTCTACCAGGACGGCGAGCTGCAGCACATCGGGGTGGCCGCCTCGTTCACGGCCAAGCGACGCGCGGAGTTGATCGACGAGCTGGCGCCCCTGGTCGTGCCGATCGAGGAGCATCCGTGGGGACGGTGGCAGGAGTTCCTGACCGCCAATCCGGACCGCGTTCCGGGCACCCAGTCGCGCTGGTCCCAGGGCAAGGACCTCTCCTTCGTCCCCCTGCGCCCGGAGCGGGTGCTGGAGGTCGGCTACGACCATATGGAGGGTCGGCGGTTCCGGCACACCGCGCAGTTCAAGCGCTGGCGGCCTGACCGCGATCCCGAGACCTGCGGCTACGACCAGCTGGAGGAGCCGGTCTCCTACGACCTGGGCGACGTCCTGGGCGGCTGA
- a CDS encoding DNA polymerase domain-containing protein, translating into MAKDAYVAAGDREVRISSPDRVIYEATDRTPAITKLDVCEFFATVGAGLMRALGERPTALERWPSGVREGYRLATSTTQKDAEAFYQKRVPKGAPDYLETVTVTFPSGRTADEVCPTEAAVPVWCAQMGTLTFHPWPVRRADVDRPDELRIDLDPQPGTGFADARRVAAVADELLRELGIVGYPKTSGNRGIHIYVRIRPEWSFEEVRHAAIGFGRELERRDGGVTTAWWKEERGQRIFVDYNQNNRDRTIASAYSLRPRPGAPVSTPLTWAELAELDDPRGLNIVTVPDRLADADPWAGIDEVAHELTPLLRLWEELPGGELNFPPDYPKMPGEPPRVQPSKKVAGHWDDDGNRIER; encoded by the coding sequence ATGGCCAAGGACGCGTACGTCGCCGCGGGTGACCGGGAGGTCAGGATCTCCAGCCCCGACCGGGTGATCTACGAGGCCACGGACCGTACGCCGGCGATCACCAAGCTCGACGTGTGCGAGTTCTTCGCGACCGTCGGCGCCGGCCTGATGCGCGCGCTCGGGGAGCGGCCGACAGCGCTGGAGCGCTGGCCCTCGGGGGTCCGCGAGGGCTACCGGCTCGCGACGAGCACCACGCAGAAGGACGCCGAGGCGTTCTACCAGAAGCGGGTCCCCAAGGGTGCGCCCGACTACCTGGAGACGGTCACGGTGACCTTCCCGAGCGGTCGCACGGCCGACGAGGTGTGCCCCACCGAGGCGGCGGTGCCGGTGTGGTGCGCCCAGATGGGCACGCTGACCTTCCACCCGTGGCCGGTCCGGCGCGCCGACGTCGACCGCCCCGACGAGCTGCGCATCGACCTCGACCCGCAGCCGGGCACCGGGTTCGCTGACGCCCGCCGTGTCGCCGCGGTGGCCGACGAGCTGCTGCGGGAGCTGGGCATCGTCGGCTACCCGAAGACCAGCGGCAACCGCGGTATCCACATCTACGTCCGGATCCGGCCGGAGTGGTCCTTCGAGGAGGTCCGGCACGCCGCGATCGGGTTCGGCCGCGAGCTGGAGCGCCGCGACGGCGGCGTCACCACCGCCTGGTGGAAGGAGGAGCGCGGGCAGCGGATCTTCGTCGACTACAACCAGAACAACCGCGACCGCACCATCGCCAGCGCCTACAGCCTGCGACCACGACCGGGTGCGCCGGTCTCCACGCCGCTGACCTGGGCCGAGCTCGCCGAGCTCGACGACCCCCGCGGTCTGAACATCGTCACCGTGCCCGATCGCTTGGCCGACGCGGATCCGTGGGCGGGCATCGACGAGGTGGCGCACGAACTGACGCCGCTGCTGCGGCTGTGGGAGGAGCTGCCGGGCGGCGAGCTCAACTTCCCGCCCGACTACCCCAAGATGCCGGGGGAGCCGCCGCGCGTGCAGCCGAGCAAGAAGGTCGCCGGACACTGGGACGACGACGGCAACCGGATCGAGCGGTAG
- the msrB gene encoding peptide-methionine (R)-S-oxide reductase MsrB: MSYNVEKTDAEWRDELSPEEYHVLREAGTERAFTGEYTDTETKGVYRCKACQAKLFESDTKFHSGCGWPSFYQPITDTVEYIEDDSYGMKRVEVRCANCGSHLGHVFPDGYGTPTGDRYCINSISVTLEAAE; this comes from the coding sequence GTGTCCTACAACGTGGAGAAGACCGACGCCGAGTGGCGCGACGAGCTGAGCCCTGAGGAGTACCACGTGCTGCGCGAGGCGGGCACGGAGCGGGCGTTCACCGGGGAGTACACCGACACCGAGACCAAGGGCGTCTACCGCTGCAAGGCGTGCCAGGCCAAGCTCTTCGAGTCCGACACCAAGTTCCACTCCGGCTGTGGCTGGCCGTCGTTCTACCAGCCGATCACGGACACCGTGGAGTACATCGAGGACGACTCCTATGGGATGAAGCGGGTCGAGGTGCGCTGCGCCAACTGCGGCTCGCACCTGGGCCACGTCTTCCCCGACGGCTACGGCACCCCGACCGGCGACCGCTACTGCATCAACTCGATCTCGGTCACCCTCGAAGCCGCCGAGTAG
- a CDS encoding uracil-xanthine permease family protein produces the protein MRLGWDLHGDGRSIREGEIVAPWERLTWPRTIGFGAQHIVAMFGATFLVPLLTHFPPSTTLFFSGVGTLLFLVLTGNRLPSYLGSSFAFIAPILAAEAEPSQGVGGALFGVVATGVLLAVVGGIVVATGTRWIEVLMPPVVTGAIVALIGLNLAPTAAGNFQAKPWLALVTLVTVLVTSVAFRGMAARLSILIGVVVGYAAAAVAGDISFKQVRTANWFGLPDFAHPHATWSVVPMFLPVVLVLVAENVGHVRSVAHLAQDPTINRLTGRALVADGLATTLAGLGGGSATTTYGENIGVMTATRVFSTAAYWVAGLVALLLSMSPKVGAVLNTVPAGVLGGVTVALYGLIGLIGIRIWLDNDVDFSAPVNQFTAAVALVIGIGNLTLSAGDLTFTGIALGTIAAVVVFHGMTAITRLRRA, from the coding sequence ATGCGACTCGGGTGGGACCTGCACGGTGACGGACGAAGCATCCGCGAGGGCGAGATCGTCGCCCCGTGGGAGCGGCTGACCTGGCCACGGACGATCGGCTTCGGTGCCCAGCACATCGTGGCGATGTTCGGTGCCACGTTCCTGGTGCCGCTGCTGACGCACTTCCCGCCGAGCACCACGCTGTTCTTCTCCGGCGTCGGCACGCTGCTGTTCCTGGTGCTCACCGGCAACCGGCTGCCGAGCTACCTGGGGTCCTCGTTCGCGTTCATCGCACCGATCCTCGCCGCGGAGGCCGAGCCGAGCCAGGGCGTCGGTGGCGCGCTGTTCGGAGTGGTGGCGACAGGCGTCCTGCTGGCGGTCGTCGGCGGGATCGTGGTCGCCACCGGGACCCGCTGGATCGAGGTGCTGATGCCGCCGGTGGTCACCGGCGCGATCGTGGCGCTGATCGGGCTCAACCTCGCCCCCACGGCCGCCGGCAACTTCCAGGCCAAGCCCTGGCTGGCTCTCGTCACCCTGGTCACCGTGCTGGTCACGTCGGTGGCGTTCCGCGGCATGGCGGCACGGCTCTCGATCCTCATCGGCGTCGTGGTCGGGTACGCCGCTGCCGCCGTCGCCGGCGACATCAGCTTCAAGCAGGTGCGTACGGCCAACTGGTTCGGCCTGCCCGACTTCGCCCATCCGCACGCCACCTGGTCGGTGGTGCCGATGTTCCTACCGGTCGTGCTGGTGCTCGTCGCCGAGAACGTCGGCCACGTCCGCTCGGTGGCCCATCTCGCCCAGGACCCGACCATCAACCGGCTGACCGGCAGGGCACTGGTAGCGGACGGTCTCGCCACCACCCTCGCCGGCCTCGGCGGCGGGTCGGCGACCACGACGTACGGCGAGAACATCGGCGTCATGACCGCCACCCGGGTGTTCTCCACCGCTGCATACTGGGTGGCCGGCCTCGTGGCGCTGCTGCTGAGCATGAGCCCCAAGGTCGGCGCCGTCCTCAACACCGTCCCGGCCGGCGTGCTGGGCGGCGTCACGGTGGCGCTCTACGGGCTGATCGGTCTGATCGGCATCCGGATCTGGCTGGACAACGACGTCGACTTCTCCGCGCCGGTCAACCAGTTCACTGCCGCCGTCGCGCTGGTGATCGGGATCGGCAACCTCACCCTGAGCGCCGGGGACCTGACCTTCACCGGCATCGCGCTGGGCACGATCGCCGCCGTGGTGGTCTTCCACGGGATGACAGCCATCACCCGGCTGCGGCGCGCTTAG
- a CDS encoding methyl-accepting chemotaxis protein, whose amino-acid sequence MATLAFERETERPTTPLTERLIGHRPEGSSEDPGTGRRRGGLLTRVTIKQKLWAMAAIAIVVFAVMTGLGLLRIGPLISQNESSGTTNQAIAAISAARNSWIASDDMMESALNSPPIESEQPGITQTSVGYVASDYAATLKSLDTAIKVIKGIGTPSAQAVVPQFTDLRAKVVAYHDDIQAKALALMQKGDEAGASRVAIIKAYAPYLAIDKIFTTLTTGGDAAAEANIKKGNDSLKSLRLSLALVALVGAVLFWVVAWLIIRSIAGPLGRVVVVLRAIASGDRSKRVVHRNVDEIGSIATSIDAVISSLDAADEAAAVAQAEREARLVAEQRAAVERAELEARQAEERAAAEAERVAGEARVEAERRDREAAVEAEQRAAADAAQAEQRARELAAAEQERARAAQVAAKASEDAQRVAVMLTYAQGLAAGDLTGELEVSGEDGLGQVADALRRLAGALRGSIAQIGQTSTSMAAAAEELTAVSGEMTRGTGQASDLAGNVSAAAEQVSVNIATVATAAEEMSSSIREIARNATDASTVAADAVQVATTARGTIDSLGVSSAEIGQVIKVITSIAQQTNLLALNATIEAARAGDAGKGFAVVANEVKELAGETAKATEEIGRRIEAIQGDTTNAVEAITQITAVIGQINDITGTIASAVEEQTATTNEIARSVTEAATGANGIAADITKVAGAAAETQQGAAGTSAAAAELAGMATTLDRLVSTFRY is encoded by the coding sequence ATGGCCACGCTGGCCTTCGAGCGCGAGACCGAGCGCCCGACCACGCCCCTGACCGAGCGTCTGATCGGGCACCGCCCCGAAGGCTCGTCGGAAGACCCAGGGACAGGCCGCCGCCGCGGTGGGCTGCTCACCCGGGTCACGATCAAGCAGAAGCTGTGGGCGATGGCGGCCATCGCCATCGTCGTGTTCGCCGTGATGACGGGCCTCGGCCTGCTCCGGATCGGACCCTTGATCAGCCAGAACGAGTCCTCGGGGACCACCAACCAGGCGATCGCGGCGATCAGCGCCGCCCGCAACTCATGGATCGCCAGCGACGACATGATGGAGTCGGCGCTGAACTCGCCGCCGATCGAGTCCGAGCAGCCGGGCATCACCCAGACCAGTGTCGGCTACGTCGCCAGCGACTACGCGGCGACTCTGAAGTCGCTCGACACGGCGATCAAGGTGATCAAGGGCATCGGGACGCCCTCGGCGCAGGCCGTGGTGCCCCAGTTCACCGACCTGCGGGCGAAGGTCGTCGCCTACCACGACGACATCCAGGCCAAGGCCCTCGCGCTGATGCAGAAGGGCGACGAGGCCGGCGCCTCCCGGGTGGCCATCATCAAGGCCTATGCGCCGTACCTGGCGATCGACAAGATCTTCACCACCCTCACCACCGGCGGCGATGCCGCCGCCGAAGCCAACATCAAGAAGGGCAACGACTCGTTGAAGTCGTTGCGGTTGAGTTTGGCGTTGGTGGCGTTGGTGGGTGCGGTGTTGTTCTGGGTGGTGGCGTGGTTGATCATTCGGTCGATTGCGGGGCCGTTGGGTCGTGTGGTGGTGGTGTTGCGGGCGATTGCTTCGGGTGATCGTTCGAAGCGGGTGGTGCATCGCAATGTTGATGAGATCGGGTCGATCGCGACCTCGATCGATGCGGTGATCTCGTCGTTGGATGCTGCTGATGAGGCTGCTGCGGTGGCGCAGGCTGAGCGGGAGGCTCGGTTGGTGGCTGAGCAGCGGGCTGCGGTGGAGCGGGCTGAGTTGGAGGCTCGGCAGGCCGAGGAGCGGGCTGCTGCGGAGGCTGAGCGGGTGGCTGGGGAGGCCCGGGTCGAGGCGGAGCGGCGGGATCGTGAGGCTGCGGTGGAGGCTGAGCAGCGGGCGGCGGCTGATGCGGCGCAGGCTGAGCAGCGGGCTCGGGAGTTGGCGGCGGCGGAGCAGGAGCGGGCTCGTGCTGCGCAGGTCGCGGCGAAGGCCAGTGAGGATGCGCAGCGGGTGGCGGTGATGTTGACCTATGCCCAGGGGTTGGCCGCTGGTGATCTGACCGGTGAGTTGGAGGTTTCGGGGGAGGATGGTCTGGGTCAGGTTGCGGATGCGTTGCGGCGGTTGGCGGGGGCGTTGCGGGGCAGCATCGCTCAGATCGGGCAGACCTCGACGTCGATGGCGGCTGCGGCTGAGGAGTTGACGGCTGTGTCGGGGGAGATGACGCGGGGGACGGGGCAGGCCTCGGATCTGGCGGGGAATGTCTCGGCGGCGGCGGAGCAGGTCTCGGTCAATATCGCCACGGTCGCCACGGCGGCCGAGGAGATGTCGTCCTCGATCCGGGAGATCGCTCGTAACGCGACTGATGCTTCGACGGTGGCTGCGGATGCGGTGCAGGTGGCGACCACGGCGCGGGGCACGATCGATTCCTTGGGGGTCTCCAGTGCGGAGATCGGGCAGGTGATCAAGGTGATCACCTCGATTGCGCAGCAGACCAATTTGTTGGCGTTGAATGCCACGATCGAGGCGGCTCGGGCTGGGGATGCGGGCAAGGGGTTCGCGGTGGTGGCCAACGAGGTCAAGGAGTTGGCTGGGGAGACCGCGAAGGCGACTGAGGAGATCGGGCGTCGGATCGAGGCGATCCAGGGTGATACGACCAATGCGGTGGAGGCGATTACTCAGATCACGGCGGTGATCGGGCAGATCAATGACATCACCGGGACGATTGCCTCGGCGGTGGAGGAGCAGACTGCTACGACCAATGAGATCGCTCGTTCGGTGACCGAGGCTGCGACGGGTGCGAACGGGATCGCTGCGGATATCACCAAGGTTGCTGGTGCTGCCGCGGAGACTCAGCAGGGTGCGGCGGGGACCTCCGCGGCAGCCGCGGAGCTGGCCGGGATGGCCACCACCCTGGACCGGCTGGTCAGCACCTTCCGCTACTGA
- the hemQ gene encoding hydrogen peroxide-dependent heme synthase yields the protein MSTPQTADPQAHLKTNAAKINELNAAIRYTMWSVFALDEPFADAEAGVREEETAEVEALVAELAADDVVLRGLYDVAGLRADADLMVWLHADSSDKLQRAYHRLRRTAFGQRLTPVWSQMALHRPAEFNRSHLPAFLAEERSHDYVAVYPFIRSYEWYLLPEGERRALLAEHGQMARDYPDVRANTVPSFALGDYEWILAFEADDLSRIVDLMRHLRGSETRRHVREEVPFYTGRRVEIGELLTQLP from the coding sequence ATGAGCACGCCGCAGACAGCCGACCCGCAGGCCCACCTCAAGACCAACGCCGCGAAGATCAACGAGCTCAACGCCGCGATCCGCTACACGATGTGGTCCGTCTTCGCGCTCGACGAGCCCTTCGCCGACGCCGAGGCGGGCGTCCGCGAGGAGGAGACCGCCGAGGTCGAGGCGCTGGTGGCCGAGCTCGCAGCCGACGACGTGGTGCTGCGCGGCCTCTACGACGTCGCCGGACTGCGGGCGGACGCGGACCTGATGGTGTGGCTGCATGCGGACTCCTCGGACAAGCTGCAGCGCGCCTACCACCGCTTGCGCCGCACCGCCTTCGGCCAGCGGCTCACTCCCGTGTGGTCCCAGATGGCGCTGCACCGGCCGGCCGAGTTCAACCGCTCGCACCTGCCGGCCTTCCTCGCCGAGGAGCGCTCGCACGACTACGTGGCGGTGTACCCCTTCATCCGGTCCTACGAGTGGTACCTGCTCCCGGAGGGGGAGCGGCGTGCGCTGCTGGCCGAGCACGGCCAGATGGCTCGCGACTACCCCGACGTACGGGCCAACACGGTGCCGTCGTTCGCGCTGGGTGACTACGAGTGGATCCTCGCCTTCGAGGCCGACGACCTGTCCCGGATCGTCGACCTGATGCGCCACCTCCGCGGCTCGGAGACCAGGCGCCACGTGCGCGAGGAGGTGCCGTTCTACACGGGCCGGCGCGTCGAGATCGGCGAGCTGCTGACGCAGCTGCCCTGA
- a CDS encoding aminotransferase class V-fold PLP-dependent enzyme gives MSLSTPSGPVLPAADANIEALLPLAADETRVPLLDGRWVRYANLDGAASTPALASVAARVAEVTPWYSSVHRGAGYLSQVSTALYEEARHTIATFVDAREDDIAVITRNTTDAVNLLASAVPGRTLVLDIEHHANLLPWQRSPHGVTVVTGESTVARTLAALEAELVGSRHALLAITGASNVTGESLPIDRVVALAHEHGARVLLDGAQLLPHRRFSLTATGVDYVAFSGHKLYAPYGAGALIGRRDWLDDAPAYLAGGGSVQRVTVEGATWSPAPARHEGGTPNLIGALAIASACEALAALDPVAWEHHERVLRERLVEGLGAIPEVSTAALWEDAAEPVGVVTFTVAGADAGLVATYLSAEHGIGVRDGKFCAHPLVTRLGLVEGALRASVGLGNGSEDVDRLLAGLRAFVSALATGELEGRYRSADGLWGLAADPRPLPRIAGLAALARTASACRG, from the coding sequence ATGTCCCTGTCCACCCCTTCGGGCCCCGTCCTCCCCGCCGCCGACGCGAACATCGAGGCGCTGCTGCCGCTGGCGGCCGACGAGACGCGCGTGCCGCTGCTCGACGGTCGCTGGGTGCGCTACGCCAACCTCGACGGCGCCGCCAGCACCCCGGCGCTGGCCAGCGTGGCGGCCCGGGTCGCCGAGGTCACGCCGTGGTACTCCAGCGTCCACCGCGGTGCCGGCTACCTCTCCCAGGTCTCCACCGCGCTCTACGAGGAGGCGCGCCACACCATCGCCACCTTCGTCGACGCTCGCGAGGACGACATCGCGGTGATCACCCGGAACACCACCGACGCGGTCAACCTGCTCGCCTCCGCCGTCCCCGGGCGCACGCTCGTCCTCGACATCGAGCACCACGCCAACCTGCTGCCCTGGCAGCGGTCGCCGCATGGCGTCACGGTGGTGACGGGTGAGTCGACGGTGGCGCGGACGCTGGCCGCCCTCGAGGCCGAGCTGGTCGGCAGCCGGCACGCCCTGCTCGCGATCACCGGTGCCTCCAACGTCACCGGCGAGAGCCTGCCGATCGACCGGGTCGTCGCGCTCGCCCACGAGCACGGTGCGCGGGTCCTCCTCGACGGCGCCCAGCTGTTGCCGCACCGGCGCTTCTCGCTGACGGCGACCGGCGTCGACTACGTGGCGTTCTCCGGCCACAAGCTCTACGCCCCGTACGGCGCCGGAGCCCTGATCGGGCGGCGCGACTGGCTCGACGACGCGCCGGCGTACCTGGCCGGGGGAGGCTCGGTCCAGCGTGTCACCGTCGAGGGAGCCACCTGGTCACCCGCCCCGGCCCGACACGAGGGCGGCACGCCGAACCTGATCGGCGCTCTCGCCATCGCCTCGGCCTGTGAGGCCCTGGCAGCGCTCGACCCGGTCGCATGGGAGCACCACGAGCGGGTGCTGCGCGAGCGGCTGGTCGAGGGCCTCGGCGCGATCCCGGAGGTCAGCACCGCGGCCCTGTGGGAGGACGCCGCGGAGCCGGTCGGCGTGGTCACCTTCACGGTGGCGGGGGCCGACGCCGGGCTGGTGGCGACGTACCTCTCGGCCGAACACGGCATCGGCGTGCGGGACGGCAAGTTCTGCGCGCACCCGCTGGTGACGCGGCTCGGTCTCGTGGAGGGTGCGCTGCGGGCCAGCGTCGGCCTGGGCAACGGCAGCGAGGACGTCGACCGGCTCCTGGCGGGCCTGCGCGCCTTCGTCAGCGCTCTCGCGACGGGCGAGCTGGAGGGGCGCTACCGGTCGGCGGACGGGCTGTGGGGTCTCGCCGCAGATCCGCGTCCACTGCCCCGGATCGCCGGGCTGGCGGCCTTGGCCCGGACCGCCTCCGCGTGCCGCGGGTGA
- a CDS encoding FAD-dependent oxidoreductase, whose amino-acid sequence MRVIVVGAGIGGLAAARELAVAGHEVSVLEASDRVGGKLRVESVAGVGVDVGAEAMLARRPEGLALAASLGLPVVHPTRAASRILSRGALRPMPRSIMGVPTDLDGLAASGILSEAGMARVREEAGLPVVSPTRDVSVGDLVAERYGDELTDRLVEPLLGGVYAGNARRISTRAAVPQLLTMLARGPLTPQAVAAPVSSAPVFAGVAGGMGRLPELLAEGLDVRLSSPVRSLDDLDADAIVLATPAAATARLVRSLAPEAAQLLDGIESATSAVVTLAFEAGELDLGDDRSGFLVPPVEPTAIKAATFSFAKWDWVREAGRAAGDLLLLRTSLGRAGETIDADDAELVAASRRDLARIAGVTAVPVDVHVQRWVDGLPQYAVGHRELVERVRAAVESVPGTRRLAVCGAAYDGVGIPAVIGSAQRAAAGLTRD is encoded by the coding sequence GTGCGCGTCATCGTCGTGGGAGCAGGGATCGGCGGTCTGGCTGCCGCCCGCGAGCTGGCCGTCGCCGGCCACGAGGTGAGTGTGCTCGAGGCCTCGGACCGGGTCGGGGGCAAGTTGCGCGTGGAGAGCGTCGCCGGGGTCGGTGTCGACGTCGGCGCCGAGGCGATGCTGGCCCGGCGGCCGGAGGGCCTCGCCCTGGCGGCCTCCCTCGGCCTGCCCGTGGTGCACCCGACCCGTGCCGCCTCCCGGATCCTGTCGCGAGGCGCGCTGCGGCCGATGCCGCGCTCCATCATGGGCGTCCCGACCGACCTCGACGGGTTGGCCGCATCCGGCATCCTCAGCGAGGCGGGCATGGCTCGCGTGCGGGAAGAGGCCGGACTCCCGGTCGTGTCGCCGACCAGGGACGTCTCGGTCGGCGACCTGGTCGCCGAGCGGTACGGCGACGAGCTCACCGATCGGCTCGTGGAGCCGCTGCTGGGAGGCGTGTACGCCGGCAACGCCCGCCGGATCTCCACGCGGGCCGCCGTGCCGCAGCTGCTGACCATGCTCGCCCGCGGCCCGCTCACCCCCCAGGCCGTGGCGGCGCCGGTCTCCTCCGCGCCGGTCTTCGCCGGCGTGGCGGGTGGGATGGGACGGCTGCCGGAGCTGCTCGCGGAAGGCCTCGACGTACGGCTCTCCTCGCCGGTGCGCTCCCTCGACGATCTCGACGCGGACGCGATCGTGCTCGCCACGCCCGCTGCCGCGACAGCGCGGCTGGTGCGCTCCCTCGCGCCCGAGGCGGCCCAGCTGCTCGACGGCATCGAGTCGGCGACCAGCGCCGTGGTGACCCTCGCCTTCGAGGCCGGCGAGCTCGATCTCGGCGACGACCGCTCCGGCTTCCTGGTGCCGCCGGTGGAGCCGACGGCGATCAAGGCGGCGACCTTCTCCTTCGCCAAGTGGGACTGGGTGCGCGAGGCCGGCCGGGCCGCGGGGGACCTGCTCCTGCTGCGCACCTCGCTGGGCCGGGCGGGCGAGACCATCGACGCGGACGACGCCGAGCTGGTCGCCGCATCGCGCCGGGACCTGGCGAGGATCGCGGGCGTGACGGCGGTGCCGGTCGACGTGCACGTGCAGCGCTGGGTCGACGGACTGCCGCAGTACGCCGTGGGACATCGCGAGCTGGTCGAGCGGGTGAGGGCCGCCGTCGAGAGCGTCCCCGGTACCCGCCGGCTCGCCGTCTGTGGCGCTGCCTACGACGGCGTCGGGATCCCCGCCGTGATCGGCTCGGCCCAGCGGGCTGCGGCCGGCCTCACCCGCGACTGA
- a CDS encoding flavin reductase family protein: MSTLSALTTNQDLDPIALRQAFGVFPTGVVAVAAVVDGRPVGLAASSFTSVSLDPPLVSFSIARTSKTWPDLRRATHVGVTILAEHHGDVCRQLAGEPDERFDGIAVSVSGDGALTLDEGLARFDCTIYREVEAGDHVIVLLQLHAAEHAAGQPLVFHRSGFGRLAG, from the coding sequence ATGAGCACCTTGTCGGCCCTGACCACCAACCAGGACCTCGACCCGATCGCGCTGCGGCAGGCGTTCGGCGTCTTCCCGACCGGTGTGGTGGCGGTGGCGGCCGTCGTCGACGGCCGGCCGGTCGGCCTGGCGGCGTCGTCGTTCACGTCGGTCAGCCTGGACCCGCCGCTGGTCTCGTTCTCGATCGCGCGGACGTCGAAGACCTGGCCCGACCTGCGCCGCGCCACCCATGTCGGCGTGACGATCCTGGCCGAGCACCACGGTGACGTGTGCCGCCAGCTCGCGGGGGAGCCGGACGAGCGGTTCGACGGCATCGCCGTCTCGGTCTCCGGCGACGGCGCGCTCACCCTCGACGAGGGCCTGGCCCGCTTCGATTGCACGATCTACCGCGAGGTGGAGGCGGGCGACCACGTCATCGTGCTGCTGCAGCTCCATGCGGCCGAGCACGCGGCCGGCCAGCCGCTGGTCTTCCACCGCTCCGGCTTCGGCCGCCTCGCCGGCTGA